The genomic region CGGCCGCTTTGCGGTCACGGGTTTCTGCGCTACATATCCCAAGGCGCCGCTTGTTTCCAGCTTGGACGACGGCAGGGATATTCAACCGATTGGATGTCCGGCGCACATTTCCTGACTTGCCTACAAAGCCTCGCAGCCACCCCGTGACAGGCTTGCCGCTTACTGTTAGGAGAGCCTCCCCGACGAGGCTTTGCCTTTTGCGCGCGAGGCGCTACGGGATATGGGCATCTGAACAAGGAAGGCAGATAGCCATGATCCTGCCACGCGTCGCTGTCCTGCTGGCGTCCTATAATGGTTCCGCCTTCATTCGCGAACAGATTGACAGCATCCTGGGTCAAAAGGACGTGCATGTTCACGTGTTCGTTTCGGATGACGGCTCAACCGATGATACAGTCGGGCATGTGGCCGCCTATCCAGGAGAATCCGTCACACTGCTGCCGGCGGTGAAATCCGGGGGACCGGCGCAGAACTTTTTCCGCCTGCTGCATGACGCGCCCTGGGGGGAATTCGATTTCGTCGCCCTGTCCGATCAGGACGATATCTGGAACGCCGACAAGCTGTCGCGCGCCTGTGCCATGCATCGCGCCTGCGATCTGGCGGCTTATTCCAGCAACGTCACCGCCTTCTGGCCGGATGGCCGGCGCAAACTGATCCGCAAGGCGCAGCGGCAGCGGCGAATGGATTACCTGTTTGAAGCCGCGGGTCCGGGCAACACCTATGTTCTGTCCGTTCCCTGCACCAGCCTCATCGTCGCGCGGCTTGAGGCAGCTTCACCCGCGCGGGTCGGGAACATCGCCCTGCATGACTGGCTGTTCTACGCCATCATCCGCGCGCATGGATTGCCCTGGTATATCGACCCGCGCCCGTCGCTCGATTATCGTCAGCACCAGGCCAATGTCGTGGGCACCGGGCATAGCCTGGGGCGTGTCCGCAAGAGATTCGGCATGCTCATGGGAGACTGGTATATGGACCAGCTCGGCACTATTGCTGAAATCGCGGGCATAACCGGACCCGAGATCGATTTCATCCACGCGCCTTCCCCGGCCGGGCTTACTCATATGCTGCGCCACCTAGGGGACTATCGCCGCAAGAAAAGCGAGGCGGCTGTTCTGGGCCTGGCCTTTGCCCGCCATGCCTTCAGGTCAGGCTAGCAATCCCGGCAAAGGTTCTGGCAGGGATTACGGATCCTGTCCCTGGAGCGTCATATCTTGCTCCGCACAGGCCAGCCAATCGCGGCGAAGAACGACGACAACAGATTGGCAAGCCGGCCCTCGGAGCCGATCTTGATCAGGACGACCCGCAGTCCGGCAATGCCGCCCGCCAGCGCGAACAGAACCCCGGTCCAGGCCGCGGCGAAGGGCGCGCTGTAGGCGAGAACGAGCATGACTGCGGACAGCGTCAGGTGGCCGAGAAGGAGGACGGCGGACAGGGGCGCGAAGCGGAAGCCGTTCAGCTTGTGCGCGATTGCCCAAGAGATCAGAAGGTAGATCAGAAAGGCCAGCGCGAAACCGACACCGGCCATTTCCAGCCCGAACAAAGGCAGTCCGATCCAGATCATGCTCAGGAACACGGCATTCCAGCTCAGTTCCGTAAAAAGATAGATCCGGGACCGCCCTGCAGCCACCAAGGCGAAGCTGAGCGGCCAGCTTGCAAGCTTCAGAACATTACCCAAGGATTGCCATTGCAGCATCTCCGCCGCTGGGACGAAGTCCTTGGAATAAAGCAACTCCATCACCCAGGGGGCAAGCCCGGTCAGCGCCAGCAGGATTGGTCCCCCAAGGGCAAGGCCGATCTGCATCTGATCATTCATCAATCGATTGGTCTGGTCAGGATCGTGGATCACCTCGACAAGACGCGGATAATAGTCCGCCCCCATGGCCGTCAGCAGGAAGCCAATATAGGTCATTCCGATGGCCCAAGAGGCGGCGAACAGACCAGCCTCATCAAGTCCCAGGCTGCGTGTGATCAGGCCGCGCACCATCAGCAGTGTGGCCTCGGAGGACAATCCCGCCAGCATGAAGACCAATCCGAGCGCCGCCATGGGCTTCCAGACCGTCCAGATCATGCGGACCGTCCAATCCCGATCCTGTGGCGAAGGAAGACGGCGGGCGAACCAGCGTGCCACCAGAACCGAAGTCGCCGGCTGGGCAATCACAAACCAGATCAGTCCGTCTTCGCCACGCAACCAGACTGCGAAGACACCGACCAGCGTTCCCACCAGCGCCGAAATGACTGTGACCCAAACCAGATCCCCAATCCGGCGCAACCCCTGCAACAGCGCGGTCTGCGAAGCAGAAAGCAGGGTGAGCAGAACCGCGATCCCGACAAGGCCGACTTCGGTTGAATGCCCCTCGCCACCGCTGAGCCACCGCGCCAGAGGCTCGCGCAGGAACCAGATCACCACCATGGCGAGAACGCCCAGAATCAGACTGGCGGCGAACAGCACCTTGCGGACACGACCAAGAACGGCGGGGTCGTTCCTTGCGGCTGCGATCTCGCGCACACCGCTATTGCCCAGACCGAGGCCGGCGAGAGTAACGGCCATGCTATGCAGGTTGTTGTAGACTGCCAACAGGCCAATCCCTGCAGGGCCGATCATCAGCGCAAGCAGCTTCATCCGCAGCAGCAAGATCAGGATATTCATGGCCTGAGCGCCACCGATCTGTAGCGTTGACCGGATCATGCCTCGCGAGGAGGACATCAGGCGATAGGCCTGTCCGGGACGCTGCCCATTGTACGCCGTTCGGGCAAGCGGTTCAGTCTGAGCCGGTGGAGAAAATGGCGGAGGCTGAAAATACACAGCCGCTGAGACAAAGTGACGGAGAAAAAGACACGGATCGTCGCGGCCCTGCTCTCTCTCTCCAGAATGGAGGTCATGGGCATAGCACCCGAGGCGAGCTACAGCGAGGCTGTCCCGGTCTTGGGCAGGCTGATCTGCAGCCAAGCCTGCCCGTCATTGCAGAGCCTCGACCACCCGCCGGGCATCCTCGGGCGACAGATGCGGCCCCATGGGCAGGCTCAGCACCTCCGCCGCCAGTTGCCGTGCCAATGGTAGAGATTGCGAGGCAATCTCCAGGTCTGCATAGGCCGTCTGCATATGCGGCGGGATCGGATAGTGGACCAGCGTGCCGATGCCGGCCGTCGAAAGCCGCTGCTGCAGCCCGTCGCGGTCCCGGCTGCGCAGCACATAAAGATGCCAGACCGGATCGGCCCATTCCGGTACATGCGGCAGGATGTACCCGCTGTCCTTCAATCCCGCGGAATAGATCGCCGCGATGGCGCGACGGCGCGCGGTCCATTCCTCCAGCCGGGTCAGCTTGACCCGCAGCACCGCTGCCTGGATCGGATCGAGGCGGGAGTTCACCCCCTTTTCGTCGTTGACGTACTTTTGGCGGCTGCCGTAGTTGCGCAGGGCCTGAAGCCTTTCGGCCAGGTCGGCGCGGCTTGTCGTCACCGCGCCGGCGTCGCCCATCGCGCCGAGGTTCTTGCCGGGATAGAAGCTCCAGCAGACCAGATCGCCATGCGCGCCAATCCGCTTGCCCTTGTAGGCGGCGCCATGGGCCTGGGCTGCGTCCTCGACCACGAAGATTCCACGGTCGCGGGCCAGGGCAAGGATCGGGTCCATGTCGGCAGGCTGGCCGTAAAGATGGACCGGAAGGATGGCTCTTGTTGCCGGCGTGATCGCCCGGGCGATCCGCTCGGGATCGATGTTGTGGGTCGCGGGATCAGGTTCGACAGGAACGATCCTCGCGCTAACGGCCGATACCGCCAGCCAGGTGGCGATATAGGTGTTCGAGGGCACGATGACCTCATCCTCTGGCCCGATGTCCAGCGCGCGCAACGCAAGGATCAGGGCGTCAAGGCCATTGGCCACCCCCACCGCATGCTGCGCGCCGCAGAACGCGGCCCACTCCGTCTCGAAGGCTTCAACCTCGGGGCCGAGGACATACCAGCCGCTGTCGAGCACGCGCGCGACAGCAGCGTCGATTTCCGATCTGAGTTCGAGATAGGCAAGGCGCAGATCAAGGAAGGGAATCATGCAGTATATCTCCCGTGTTCTCTAAACACCGACCTGATCCTCCCTAAAATCAGCAATCTAAACATTTTTATTTGCCTGACCCTCAGCTTTGCAATAATTGTTTCAGCAGAGCGTTGCGCTCCTATTTTCTTGGCAGAGCTTCGCAAATCTATCCGAAACCTTTTGAAGTGTGTGTTGAATTTTTCTTGCGCCCTATAAAAATCCGATCCGCTCACAACCATCTGTAACTCTGGAAGTACTTCAAGGACACGAGCTAAGGCGTTTCTCTTTGACAGTAAGACGCGCCAAATTGCCGCATCGGTGAGTTTATAGCTCTCCGCCAAATGCATTAACCGGTCAATGGTGTCGAGACTCTCAATCACCTTCAGTGATGGGCGTGTTGTGACGGAATTGTAATTCATGCAATAGTAGTATTTTGCTGATCCCGTCAACACCACCTTGGATTTTACCATCATGAGTCGGGAGAAATATTCATCACTGTCGTACGAATTAAAAAAGCTTAAAGATTCTTCTGCTCCCGCCAACACAAGTTCTCTTTTCCACATTCCAAGAGCGTGGAGGCGCCAAGGGAATGTTTCTACAAATGCACCCATGCCAGAAAGCGATTGCCCTACCGCGAATCCATTTCTGGAAAAGTGGGAGTAAAATTGATTCGGCCCTATCTCTCTGTGCATATCGCACAAAATGGTATCTGCGCCAGTGCATTCAGCTTCATGCTTCATCGAGGAAACAAAATCTGGCGAGATATAATCGTCGTGGTCTAGGCCAGCAAAAATGTACTTGCCAGTCCCATTTTGCATGGCGCGGAGTCTGGCAAGCGGAGCGCCAGAGTTATTCTGCGAAATAACGTTAATCCGACGATCTTTGTCTGCATATTGCCTTAAGATGTCGAGGGTTCCATCTGAGGATCCGTCATCTACACAGATCAGCTCCCAAGATTCACAGTCTTGGGAAAGAACAGATTCTATTGCCCTAGAGACCAGCTCACTCCCATTGTAAACTGCCATGGGAATTGTAAGGAATGGAGTATTCGTGTTGGATTGCATGACTTAGATCCCGGCGCGATACGCCTCTACATACGGACAGCATCAATAAAAGAATTATAATTTCGATAATAGTCCGCCTCGTCATAGCGATGCGAGGCCAGAACCATGCAGACCGCGCCTTGGCTGAAGGCGTCCATCTCTCGCCAGACCATGCGGCTGATATAAAGACCTTTGCGCGGGTCCCGCAGCCAGTATTCAGTTTTTTTTGTACCGTCGTCGATCTTCATGCGGAAGCTGCCGGACAAAGCGAAGACGATCTGTTCCAGTTCCTTGTGCGCGTGGCCGCCACGCTCGGCATCCACCGGGACATTGTAGAGATAATAAACTCTGGCGATGTCGAAGGGGACATGCTCGCCGCCCTCGATAAAGGTCAGATCGCCACGTGGATCGTGGATCTGTGGCAGGTCGAGCATACGGGCAAAGCCCTTGGCGGTTTCACTCATCTGGTTGCTCTTGTAACGTTTTCTAGATGCGAGGTCCGGTCGCGAAGGAAAGTCTCGCGCGCGTAGATGAAGAAGATGTCCTGGGAGTTCGCGCTGGTTTCCGTCATGCCGAAGCGGCGGTAAAAAGCCTCGGCATGGGTGTTGGCCCGGCGCACGTCGATCAGCGCATGGGACATGCCCGGCAAATCAAAACCCGCGCCGAAAGACAGGACCGCACTTTCCAGCGCCGCCTTGGGAGGCTTGTTCGCATCGAGGATCCAGCTTCCCCAGGTGAAGTGATCCGCCTTGATGTCGTACAGCCGGACCACCCCGCAGCGCGTAGCATCGTCGCGACGTTCGATCACGTAGTAATATTCCTGTCCCGCGGCTTCACGGGCCTTGTAGGCTTCAATCCAGCGCCTCTGGTCTTCGGCTGTGCCGCGGACTTCCGAAAGATGCCGGTTGTAGGCGGGGTCGATGCGCAATCCATGGACGTATTGTGCATCCGCCGGCTGGATCAGCCGCAGGACTAGGCCGGGCCCTTCTAATCTTTTCATGAATTCCGGCATTTGGTTCTTCCTGATTTTTTCGGATCCACTGGATCTGGCGCTTTCATCGCAGTTCGATCCGCAGCCGCCTGAGTGCCTGGCGGAACTGGGACAATATGAGGTTGCTTGCGGCTCGTCGCGCCCTGTATTGCGAAAGGAACCTTAGCAGAAGGACATAAGATACCCCGTAGGCTGCGAAGCAGAGAGCAAGGGCGACCAGCGCCGCGTCCCTGTTGTCCGTCAGTCTGGCGCCAAGCAGCGGCGACACGATGACGGCCGGTAGAATGCAGAGCGTCGTCAGCGCGTTCGCCAGCGGCCGTACCTTGCGGCCACTGGTGACTATCTCGATCCCCCGGCGGACGATCTGATGAATGTGGAGCCTGTCGGGCTTGCCCAGGGGCGCCCGAAGAATCATGCGCCTGACAATCGTGACGGTCAGTTCGGCAGTGGGCCAGAATATTATCAGGATTATTGCGGCGACATTTAAGGACGCCGCAGCCGCGGACAACATGACCGCGATCCACATAAGAATGTGACCGATGAAATAAGCTCTGCCATCCGAGGAATATTTTCCCCTTCGGCCAGTTCATCACCGAAAATCCAAATATCGCGGCGGCCAGCAGCAAGGAGGTCGTGCCGATGGCTGCCTGGCCGTGCACGTTCGCCGCCGAGGCGAGGGCGATGGCCGTTGATATGTCCACGGTCGAGGATAGCCCGTTCATCCCGTCAATCAGGTTGAAGGCATGCGTGTAGGCCGCAGACAGCAGGATCGTCAAAAGCACCGCGACCGGGGGCAGGGCGCCAAAGATCAGGTCGAGCGCCTCGATATCCAGGCGCGTGATCGCGGTCTCGGACAGAACGAGGGCCGCGGCCGCGGCGATCATCGAGGCAACAAGGCGCCGCCGCGCGCTGACATTCCCGGACAAATCCTCCCACGCTCCGACCAGAAAGACGATCAGCCCCGACCAGATCAGCACGAATTCCTGGCCGCTGAGCCCCGTGGCCAGAACCGCCCCCAGGAAGCTGACAAGGATCGCGAACCCGCCAAGTCGCAGAACGTCCGTAGTGTGCGATGCCTGAACTGCCCCAAGATCGCTTTGCCTCATCCGAATGCGCGACCGTCCCTCTTTCCCGGCGAGCAGATACGAAAGCATGCCCGAGATGACAGCCGGCAGGACGAGCAGACCGAGCTGATGGGAATGCCAATCTACAGACATATCTGAGCCTCATAGACCTTCACGAACGGCGCACCGCTATTGTTCGACTCGTGCAATGGCCGAGTCTTGGCGCGCTGGCAACATCTGTTCTGAACCGCGCCGGGTTTGCCGGAGGCTCCAACTCCTGAGTAGGCTGGAGCATCATGAGCAAGACGACGAACAAGGTTAGCTGTTCCATCCCGGATGATCACATAGACGCTCGCCGGACGTCCTTGTTCATGGCAAGATCGATCCTGGGCGCCGTCCGGGAGGGGAGCCGATCATGCTGATCTCTCTGCACAAGCAAGCGACGACGACACCGAAGATCCGGGCCGCGATCCAGGCGAGCCCGGAGCCGGCCTGGATCGTCGCCGAACGCTACGGCATCTCGGAACAGACGGTCTGGAAATGGCGCAAGCGCGACAGCGTCCATGACCGGAGCCACACGCCGCACCGGCTTCAGACCACGCTCACGCCGGCGCAGGAGGCCGTGGCGGTTGCGCTGCGCAAGTCCTTGCTGCTGCCGCTCGACGACCTGCTCTCGGTGGTGCGCGAGTTCCTCAACCCGAACGTCTCCCGCTCGGGGCTCGCCGAGCGTCGAAAGCCCAGCCCCAAGATCAGACGCAACCTGACGTCTCGTCAGACCGCTGGTGAGCGCAATGCAAACCGCATCCCGCTTGAACTCGTCGCCGTGTGTCGCTGCCATATCCTGTCTCCTTTGGTGAGAGCATCGCTCTCAGAAGACCGGAACAAAACCGGGGCAGATCCACTCGCATTCGCGCCTGTATCAGTTCCGCAGAACCTGGATTGTTGCATATCCCAGGCCCGGCCCGATCCACTGGCGCGAGACGCCGGCAGAGGGCAGGTAGCTGTTCTCGAAGCGCAGCCCGTGGCCCTCGCAGCGTTCAATCCTGACGCCGGCATTCGGGCCGGGGCCGATCCGGCAAGTGAACCGGAGCGGCCGTTCCAGCCCGTCGCCGCTGTAATAACGCATGACCCGCGGCGCGGTCCCCGACCGGCCGGCGGCGATGAGGGCGGCGGACTGTTCCGCCTCGGCCACCGACAGATCGTTGCCCAGCCCCCGCGTTCCAGTCAGCATGAAGCCGCGCATGAGGAGCGCCTCTGCATTCTTGGTCATGTAGGTCCGCATTCCCCGGTTCTCGCCGGTCATGGCCAGGACCTGCGTGGTGCCGAGCTGCTCCAGGCCGACCAGGATCAGCGGACCGGGATTGATCGCCAAGGCCTCGGCCGCCATCGTCTGCGGATCGGGGGCCGCTTGGGGCTTGGCCGGGGCCTGCCGCTGGGCGATCACCGCGCGTGTCAGCGCGCCGCCGATCCCCGGTCCCCTACTTGCGTCGCCCTGGGCCGAGCCGCCCGAGCAGCCTGCGGCCATAAGAGGCAGGGCCAGCGCCAGTGCGGCGCCCCGGATCATGCCGTTCATCGCCAGAACCTCCCCCAGCCGTCGTACATCTTCGTCGCATGGCTGTCGCGGACCGTGTCATAGAGCCGGTCCTGCACCCGCACCCGGCGCCCGCCGTCGCGGTTGAGCGAGCTGATGGTGCCCCCCACCGTGCGCTTGGAGGGCGTGCCGAGCGCAAAGGACAGCGGCACCCGGATGGTGATGCCCTTGTCGAACGAGCCCTCGCCGAATTCCTCGGACGACAGATCGGTCTTGGTGGCATAGGCGCCGACCGACCAGCCGCTGGCGAACTCGCGCGTGATGGTCACCGTCGCGCCGTCGTCGCCGGCCAGGTAGCGGCCGACGTCCAGCTGGCCGACAAAGCCGCCACCGAACTCGTAATAGGCCGAGACATGGCCGGTGGTAACCTCGTAGTCGAGGAACTCGAAGGCGTCTCGATAGTCGCGCTTGCGGACGCGGTTGATCTCGGCCCCCAGAGCGAGGCGCGAGTTGACCGGCTTCCACAAGGCCTCGCCCGAGACGCCGCCATACATGTTTTCCAGCAGTCCGACCGTGACGCGGGTGTAGACGGTCTCGGTCGGGCGCGCGTTCCAGTTCAGCGTCAGCTCGGGCACCCGGGGCTTGTCATTGCCCGAATACATCCGCCCGTCCGAGCGGACGCGGTAGACGCCGTTGTTCCCCTCGGCGATCTCCTCGTCGGAGAGCGCGAGGTAGTCGTCCACTGACAGGGCGCCCGGCGCGTCCTGATCGGCATTGCCGAACAGCCTCTGCCGAAGCGTCCCGTTCAGGGTCAGACCGGGCAGGATCTCGTAGGTGGCCGTCGCGGTGGCCCCGACTTCATAGCGCAGCGGCTCATCCGGATCGAACAGCCCGGTGCTGAGCGAGGGCCGGATCGACCACTGGAAGCGCGGCGCGATGCCCGGGCTCT from Paracoccus sp. MC1862 harbors:
- a CDS encoding glycosyltransferase; the protein is MILPRVAVLLASYNGSAFIREQIDSILGQKDVHVHVFVSDDGSTDDTVGHVAAYPGESVTLLPAVKSGGPAQNFFRLLHDAPWGEFDFVALSDQDDIWNADKLSRACAMHRACDLAAYSSNVTAFWPDGRRKLIRKAQRQRRMDYLFEAAGPGNTYVLSVPCTSLIVARLEAASPARVGNIALHDWLFYAIIRAHGLPWYIDPRPSLDYRQHQANVVGTGHSLGRVRKRFGMLMGDWYMDQLGTIAEIAGITGPEIDFIHAPSPAGLTHMLRHLGDYRRKKSEAAVLGLAFARHAFRSG
- a CDS encoding O-antigen translocase, coding for MSSSRGMIRSTLQIGGAQAMNILILLLRMKLLALMIGPAGIGLLAVYNNLHSMAVTLAGLGLGNSGVREIAAARNDPAVLGRVRKVLFAASLILGVLAMVVIWFLREPLARWLSGGEGHSTEVGLVGIAVLLTLLSASQTALLQGLRRIGDLVWVTVISALVGTLVGVFAVWLRGEDGLIWFVIAQPATSVLVARWFARRLPSPQDRDWTVRMIWTVWKPMAALGLVFMLAGLSSEATLLMVRGLITRSLGLDEAGLFAASWAIGMTYIGFLLTAMGADYYPRLVEVIHDPDQTNRLMNDQMQIGLALGGPILLALTGLAPWVMELLYSKDFVPAAEMLQWQSLGNVLKLASWPLSFALVAAGRSRIYLFTELSWNAVFLSMIWIGLPLFGLEMAGVGFALAFLIYLLISWAIAHKLNGFRFAPLSAVLLLGHLTLSAVMLVLAYSAPFAAAWTGVLFALAGGIAGLRVVLIKIGSEGRLANLLSSFFAAIGWPVRSKI
- a CDS encoding DegT/DnrJ/EryC1/StrS aminotransferase family protein → MIPFLDLRLAYLELRSEIDAAVARVLDSGWYVLGPEVEAFETEWAAFCGAQHAVGVANGLDALILALRALDIGPEDEVIVPSNTYIATWLAVSAVSARIVPVEPDPATHNIDPERIARAITPATRAILPVHLYGQPADMDPILALARDRGIFVVEDAAQAHGAAYKGKRIGAHGDLVCWSFYPGKNLGAMGDAGAVTTSRADLAERLQALRNYGSRQKYVNDEKGVNSRLDPIQAAVLRVKLTRLEEWTARRRAIAAIYSAGLKDSGYILPHVPEWADPVWHLYVLRSRDRDGLQQRLSTAGIGTLVHYPIPPHMQTAYADLEIASQSLPLARQLAAEVLSLPMGPHLSPEDARRVVEALQ
- a CDS encoding glycosyltransferase family 2 protein encodes the protein MQSNTNTPFLTIPMAVYNGSELVSRAIESVLSQDCESWELICVDDGSSDGTLDILRQYADKDRRINVISQNNSGAPLARLRAMQNGTGKYIFAGLDHDDYISPDFVSSMKHEAECTGADTILCDMHREIGPNQFYSHFSRNGFAVGQSLSGMGAFVETFPWRLHALGMWKRELVLAGAEESLSFFNSYDSDEYFSRLMMVKSKVVLTGSAKYYYCMNYNSVTTRPSLKVIESLDTIDRLMHLAESYKLTDAAIWRVLLSKRNALARVLEVLPELQMVVSGSDFYRAQEKFNTHFKRFRIDLRSSAKKIGAQRSAETIIAKLRVRQIKMFRLLILGRIRSVFREHGRYTA
- a CDS encoding FdtA/QdtA family cupin domain-containing protein — its product is MSETAKGFARMLDLPQIHDPRGDLTFIEGGEHVPFDIARVYYLYNVPVDAERGGHAHKELEQIVFALSGSFRMKIDDGTKKTEYWLRDPRKGLYISRMVWREMDAFSQGAVCMVLASHRYDEADYYRNYNSFIDAVRM
- a CDS encoding GNAT family N-acetyltransferase; translation: MPEFMKRLEGPGLVLRLIQPADAQYVHGLRIDPAYNRHLSEVRGTAEDQRRWIEAYKAREAAGQEYYYVIERRDDATRCGVVRLYDIKADHFTWGSWILDANKPPKAALESAVLSFGAGFDLPGMSHALIDVRRANTHAEAFYRRFGMTETSANSQDIFFIYARETFLRDRTSHLENVTRATR
- a CDS encoding glycosyltransferase, with translation MSVDWHSHQLGLLVLPAVISGMLSYLLAGKEGRSRIRMRQSDLGAVQASHTTDVLRLGGFAILVSFLGAVLATGLSGQEFVLIWSGLIVFLVGAWEDLSGNVSARRRLVASMIAAAAALVLSETAITRLDIEALDLIFGALPPVAVLLTILLSAAYTHAFNLIDGMNGLSSTVDISTAIALASAANVHGQAAIGTTSLLLAAAIFGFSVMNWPKGKIFLGWQSLFHRSHSYVDRGHVVRGCGVLKCRRNNPDNILAHCRTDRHDCQAHDSSGAPGQARQAPHSSDRPPGDRDSHQWPQGTAAGERADDALHSTGRHRVAAAWRQTDGQQGRGAGRPCSLLRSLRGILCPSAKVPFAIQGATSRKQPHIVPVPPGTQAAADRTAMKAPDPVDPKKSGRTKCRNS
- a CDS encoding YjbF family lipoprotein, whose product is MNGMIRGAALALALPLMAAGCSGGSAQGDASRGPGIGGALTRAVIAQRQAPAKPQAAPDPQTMAAEALAINPGPLILVGLEQLGTTQVLAMTGENRGMRTYMTKNAEALLMRGFMLTGTRGLGNDLSVAEAEQSAALIAAGRSGTAPRVMRYYSGDGLERPLRFTCRIGPGPNAGVRIERCEGHGLRFENSYLPSAGVSRQWIGPGLGYATIQVLRN